Within the Musa acuminata AAA Group cultivar baxijiao chromosome BXJ2-9, Cavendish_Baxijiao_AAA, whole genome shotgun sequence genome, the region AATTTCAGATCTGTCTTGATGCATTTGTTTTCTGCATATGTCATTTTCCTGATGTTGCTGGCAATTGCAGCAGAGGGACTAACATTTTCCTTTTGGGTTACTGCAGTTTGGAAACGACATTAAGAAACTTCTCATGTTTAACAACTGGTGACAGTATAATGGTAGCATACAATAACAAGAAATACTACATAGATATTGTGGAAACAAAGCCCTCTTCTGCAATTAGCATTATTGAGACAGACTGTGAGGTTGATTTTGCTCCCCCGCTTGATTATAAAGAGCCTGAACGGCCCCAAACTTCTTTAACAAGAAGCTATGCACGAGAACAAGgttttttttaatacttttcaTCTTCTCCTTAAAAGTGTTCTTTTTATCCTCTTGTTAGTTCATGCCAATGTGAAGTCTTAATTTCCCCTTTTTCTGTTTGTCCTATCATTTTCATctgtttcttttctctttcttgcaATGTTTGCTGCATTTAGTTGAAATTCATTGTAACTATAATTTATTATTGGCTGCAATCCTGGAGCAAAAAGCTGGGATTTTCTTCAGTGGATTCAAGACAATATATATGGTGCAAATTTAGTAACTTCAAATCAAGAATGACTACAGAAAAAGGTTTTATATCAGATTAAGTGGTGAGTTGCATATGGAGTATCTTTGTCTACAAAGGACAACTTTGAAGGATGAAGTGTATGATAGTTatactctatggattaaaacattgCAAAGATAGGAGGGGGTTATATGTAAAGGCTAATAGCGGAAATAAGGAATTTGAAATAGATATTTGGTGTTTCCAATATGTATACAAGAATAAATTAACAAAACCATGCTGAATGTCCTCGTGAGCTTCTAATTATTGAAATGCAttcttgttggtttgttcttttcCTGTTATCACTTTGACATGCTCTAGATATCTGTTGATCATGTCGTATTTGTTTCTTGAATCAAATGTGAGCACCAATAAGTTGTGATGTTTTATTGCttgatcttgaatatacttcttTGCTATTAATGCTGGTGTTTCTATGTTCCATGTATAATTGATGGCTATCTTGAAATTTCAGCTCATCACGATCTGCAAAATGAAGCCAAAGTTGAAAAGAAATTTACCCCATTTGTGGGAGTTGGAAGAAGGTTGGATGGAAAGCCTTCTAAGGAGAATACTCCAAGTATTGGTTCCTCTGTTAAGGATAATAAATCCGAAACGATAGATGGTACGAAGCGGTTATCACCGTCCAATTCGGAAGGCAGCTCTTCTCGTCAAGCTAAGGGAAAGCTTATTTTTGGTTCAAATGCAAATCGTACTCCAAAAGAAGAACCAAAGGTAGTTACCCAAAGTTATTGAATTTTGTGTCATTTGATGAGAAAACAAATGCATACTCGTATCTGATATTCCTAAATACTATCTTCCAAGTTTTGGAAACCCGTAGCTGTCTGTATTAGGCAAAATGTTACTATAACAACGTTTTATTTTGGTAATTGGTTCTGTAGC harbors:
- the LOC135623586 gene encoding uncharacterized protein LOC135623586; amino-acid sequence: MFFGGFNYYGNSFEQTYRCYPASFIDKPQLEIGDKIIMPPSALDRLASLHIDYPMLFELHNAATERVSHCGVLEFIAEEGMIYMPYWMMQNLLLQEGDIVRVKNATLPKGTYVKLQPHTKDFLDISNPKAILETTLRNFSCLTTGDSIMVAYNNKKYYIDIVETKPSSAISIIETDCEVDFAPPLDYKEPERPQTSLTRSYAREQAHHDLQNEAKVEKKFTPFVGVGRRLDGKPSKENTPSIGSSVKDNKSETIDGTKRLSPSNSEGSSSRQAKGKLIFGSNANRTPKEEPKVAPKEANEQPEKKEEPKFQAFSGKKYSLKG